Proteins co-encoded in one Cytobacillus sp. NJ13 genomic window:
- a CDS encoding Virginiamycin B lyase, with protein MEFQLQEIDLASKDTGPYGIAVSDKGEVWFTQHKANKISCIGLDGEMTEYPLPTPDAKVMCVMVSSKGEVWFTENAANNIGRITKEGTIHEYPLPHPDSAPYGITEGPNGDIWFTEMNGNRIGRIQEDGSINEYDLPTQGSYPSFITLGSDDALWFTENQNNAIGRITENGEVTEFTIPTPASGPVGITKGNDGAKWFVEIIGNKIGRITTSGEITEYEIPTPSARPHAITAGAGNDLWFTEWGANKIGRITDNGIIEEYLIETPNAEPHGISSSDGKTIWFALECDKIGKLSIMND; from the coding sequence ATGGAATTTCAATTACAGGAAATTGATCTTGCCAGTAAAGATACAGGCCCATACGGAATTGCTGTTTCAGACAAGGGAGAAGTCTGGTTTACACAGCATAAAGCCAATAAGATAAGCTGCATCGGTTTGGATGGGGAAATGACAGAGTACCCGCTGCCGACACCGGATGCAAAAGTCATGTGTGTAATGGTGTCGTCAAAAGGAGAGGTCTGGTTTACCGAGAATGCAGCCAACAACATTGGGAGAATAACAAAAGAAGGCACTATTCATGAATATCCCTTGCCCCATCCAGATTCAGCACCCTATGGGATTACAGAAGGGCCGAACGGGGATATATGGTTTACCGAAATGAATGGAAACCGCATTGGGCGGATTCAGGAAGACGGTTCAATCAATGAATACGACCTTCCAACTCAAGGTTCATATCCATCATTTATTACGCTGGGATCTGATGATGCCTTATGGTTCACAGAAAACCAAAATAATGCGATTGGAAGAATTACGGAAAATGGAGAAGTGACAGAGTTTACAATTCCTACACCAGCATCAGGGCCGGTTGGGATTACGAAAGGAAACGATGGTGCAAAGTGGTTTGTGGAGATTATCGGCAATAAAATAGGGCGCATTACGACATCTGGAGAAATAACGGAATATGAAATTCCAACACCAAGCGCCCGGCCGCATGCCATTACAGCTGGTGCTGGAAATGACTTATGGTTTACAGAGTGGGGAGCAAATAAGATTGGGAGAATTACAGACAATGGGATTATTGAGGAATATCTTATCGAAACCCCAAATGCTGAACCGCATGGCATTTCAAGCAGCGATGGGAAAACCATCTGGTTTGCACTGGAGTGTGATAAGATTGGGAAACTATCTATTATGAATGATTAA
- a CDS encoding branched-chain amino acid ABC transporter permease, with protein sequence MEVFINLLVNGVSTGLLIFLLAAGLTLIFGLMSVLNFAHGGLFVWGAFSGAWIFKETNSFLLAIAGAIAIGMVLGWVLERFLIRPVYGNHVRQLLITLGGMLVLSESIKIFWGPNPIRVNLPGWLEGSYQFDGIIIIKYRVFVIVVGLLLYLALWLLLSRTQIGLMIRAGVLDKEMVQALGINVKALFTFVFLLGAALAALGGALLAPYSGVVFAEMGMQYAILAFIVVIIGGMGSLQGSALASLIVGVAGAFMAYYLPDLSLALNMLLLAIVLLVKPTGLLGEKGSAV encoded by the coding sequence ATGGAAGTCTTTATTAATTTATTGGTCAATGGGGTTTCAACTGGGCTTTTGATATTCCTTCTGGCTGCTGGACTTACTTTAATCTTCGGACTAATGAGTGTACTGAACTTCGCCCATGGCGGATTATTCGTCTGGGGCGCTTTTTCAGGAGCGTGGATCTTTAAAGAAACAAACAGTTTTCTATTAGCGATTGCGGGAGCCATTGCAATCGGAATGGTATTGGGCTGGGTATTGGAAAGGTTTCTTATCCGTCCTGTCTATGGGAATCATGTCCGGCAGCTGCTGATTACATTAGGCGGCATGCTGGTATTATCAGAAAGCATCAAAATTTTCTGGGGACCGAATCCGATTAGGGTAAACCTTCCGGGATGGCTTGAAGGAAGCTATCAGTTTGATGGAATCATCATCATAAAATACCGTGTGTTTGTGATTGTGGTTGGACTGCTGCTGTATCTGGCATTATGGCTTCTGCTCAGCCGTACACAGATTGGCCTTATGATCAGGGCTGGAGTGCTGGATAAGGAAATGGTTCAGGCGCTCGGAATCAATGTAAAGGCTCTCTTTACCTTCGTATTCCTGCTGGGCGCGGCATTGGCTGCTTTAGGCGGAGCCCTTCTGGCGCCATATTCAGGAGTGGTTTTTGCGGAAATGGGCATGCAGTATGCTATATTGGCTTTCATTGTGGTAATCATTGGCGGGATGGGCAGCCTGCAGGGATCGGCACTGGCTTCCCTGATCGTAGGAGTAGCGGGTGCGTTTATGGCGTATTATTTGCCTGATTTGTCATTGGCCTTGAATATGCTC
- a CDS encoding dicarboxylate/amino acid:cation symporter has translation MKKVLSNYKLTIFLLLSILIGGIAGVVFGPKTAVVKPLGDLFINLLFMIIVPLVFFSIASSLANMGGMKRLGKIMTGIFTVFFITAVISAILGFIGISIVDPLKNTDISAIKSIMTEAAVDPEAEDVTFLGQLVQAFTVPDFQMLFSKNNMLQLIVFSILFGLATAMSGEKGKPIANLLSSGSAVMMKIVGFVMYYAPIGLGCYFATIIGELGPQILGGYVRVFVLYLVLTLIYFFGFFTLYAFAAGGKDGVKVFWKNAITPSVSAIATCSSAACIPINLAAVRKMGVPQDIAETMIPLGANTHKDGSVLGGVFKIVFLFSLFGKDMSSMTSILTILAVSFLVGAVMGAIPGGGMIGEMLILSVFGFPPEVLPIIAVISTIIDAPATLLNSAGNTVSAMMVSRFVEGKNWLKESLALK, from the coding sequence ATGAAAAAGGTTCTTTCAAATTACAAACTAACCATCTTCCTGCTCCTTTCCATCCTGATCGGCGGAATTGCCGGAGTGGTTTTTGGCCCGAAGACAGCGGTGGTTAAGCCGCTTGGGGATTTATTCATAAATTTATTGTTTATGATCATTGTGCCGCTCGTCTTTTTTAGCATCGCTTCGAGCCTTGCGAATATGGGCGGAATGAAAAGGCTTGGTAAGATTATGACCGGGATATTCACCGTCTTTTTCATTACGGCTGTCATATCTGCCATCCTGGGTTTCATCGGGATTTCCATTGTGGATCCGCTCAAAAATACAGATATCTCAGCCATTAAGAGCATTATGACTGAGGCAGCTGTTGATCCTGAAGCAGAAGATGTCACGTTCCTGGGACAGCTGGTTCAGGCGTTCACGGTGCCTGATTTCCAGATGCTGTTCTCGAAGAACAACATGCTGCAGCTGATTGTGTTCTCAATCTTATTCGGACTGGCAACTGCGATGTCAGGTGAAAAAGGCAAGCCGATTGCGAATCTTCTTTCTTCTGGTTCAGCTGTCATGATGAAGATTGTTGGATTTGTGATGTATTATGCGCCAATTGGACTTGGCTGTTATTTCGCGACCATCATTGGTGAGCTTGGCCCGCAGATTCTTGGCGGATATGTACGTGTATTTGTTCTTTATCTTGTATTAACGCTCATTTACTTCTTTGGATTCTTTACGCTGTATGCCTTTGCGGCTGGCGGAAAGGATGGAGTCAAGGTGTTCTGGAAGAATGCCATCACTCCTTCTGTCAGTGCGATTGCCACATGCTCCAGTGCAGCTTGTATTCCGATTAACCTTGCGGCTGTCAGAAAGATGGGTGTTCCTCAGGATATTGCGGAGACGATGATCCCGCTTGGGGCTAATACCCATAAAGATGGGTCTGTTCTTGGCGGAGTGTTTAAGATTGTTTTCCTGTTCAGCCTTTTTGGAAAGGACATGTCGAGCATGACAAGCATTCTAACCATTCTTGCTGTTTCATTCCTGGTTGGAGCTGTTATGGGGGCAATCCCTGGCGGCGGTATGATTGGCGAGATGCTGATTTTAAGCGTATTCGGCTTTCCGCCTGAAGTACTGCCAATCATAGCGGTCATCTCTACAATCATTGATGCACCGGCAACCCTTCTGAATTCAGCCGGCAACACGGTTTCGGCCATGATGGTCAGCCGATTTGTTGAGGGGAAGAATTGGCTGAAGGAATCATTAGCCTTGAAATAA
- a CDS encoding MaoC family dehydratase — protein sequence MINYSVGQQASCSKTITETDFVMFAGLSGDFNPVHIDGEYAKKTRFKKRIAHGLLTSSLLSQLLGVHLPGKGSIYVEQTIRFKAPVFIGDTITAQGTVQEIDSERRILTLLTECFNQDGTKILTGTAKMMVPEEGGVI from the coding sequence GTGATCAATTATAGTGTCGGCCAGCAGGCCTCCTGCAGCAAAACCATTACGGAAACAGACTTTGTTATGTTTGCGGGATTGAGCGGCGACTTCAACCCGGTCCACATAGACGGGGAATACGCAAAAAAAACTAGATTTAAAAAGCGTATAGCCCATGGTCTCTTAACATCCAGCTTGTTATCCCAGCTATTGGGTGTGCATCTGCCAGGAAAAGGATCCATTTATGTTGAACAGACCATCCGGTTTAAGGCACCGGTTTTTATAGGCGATACGATTACCGCACAAGGAACGGTTCAGGAGATTGACAGCGAAAGGCGAATACTGACTTTGCTGACAGAGTGCTTCAATCAGGATGGAACAAAAATTTTGACAGGCACGGCTAAGATGATGGTGCCTGAAGAGGGAGGGGTAATTTGA
- a CDS encoding ABC transporter ATP-binding protein, protein MEKILETKSLSVSFGEHDVIKEVNLEIERGKLTSIIGPNGAGKTTLFNLLSGQIAPTKGEIYFKNDNVTKLSVPLRARRGIGRSFQLTNIFPELTVLENIRLAIQSSSKDYYSILPRFSFMSRQQDEAKAAMERCMLSGKEDVLAQDLAHGEKRKLELAMLLALKTELLLLDEPTAGISIEEIPAILEVIENIKKEGMCTIVLIEHKMEMVMHLSDTLVVLFNGELLASGNPTEIIKDQRVQTAYLGGLHRESIKTG, encoded by the coding sequence TTGGAAAAAATTCTGGAAACAAAAAGCCTATCTGTTTCATTTGGCGAACATGATGTCATAAAAGAAGTAAACCTGGAAATAGAGCGAGGCAAGCTGACTTCGATTATCGGTCCCAATGGGGCAGGCAAGACCACACTCTTTAATCTGCTGAGCGGCCAGATCGCTCCGACTAAGGGAGAGATTTATTTTAAAAACGATAATGTAACAAAGCTTTCTGTACCATTACGGGCGAGAAGGGGCATCGGCCGTTCCTTCCAGCTCACCAATATTTTTCCGGAGCTGACGGTTCTGGAAAATATCAGGCTCGCCATCCAGTCATCGAGCAAAGATTACTATTCGATCTTACCGAGGTTTTCTTTCATGAGCCGCCAGCAGGATGAAGCAAAAGCTGCCATGGAGCGGTGCATGCTGAGCGGCAAGGAAGATGTGCTGGCACAGGATCTGGCACATGGGGAAAAAAGAAAACTGGAGCTGGCCATGCTGCTGGCTCTCAAAACAGAACTGCTTCTGCTAGATGAGCCGACAGCAGGCATATCGATCGAAGAGATTCCGGCGATATTGGAAGTGATCGAGAACATTAAGAAGGAAGGCATGTGCACCATTGTCTTAATCGAACACAAAATGGAGATGGTCATGCATCTTTCCGATACTTTAGTGGTTCTATTCAATGGAGAGCTTCTGGCAAGCGGCAATCCGACGGAAATTATAAAGGATCAGAGAGTTCAAACGGCATACTTGGGAGGCTTGCATCGTGAGTCTATTAAAACTGGATAA
- a CDS encoding substrate-binding domain-containing protein, whose translation MKFKLKSFKSLLMLGTALTLIITSGCSGDTASSEEDTVKIGVLASLTGPLETYGKQTVAGFELGLDYATEGSNEVAGKKVEFIVEDTETKPDVAVRKATKLLEEDEVDFLVGSSSSGDTLAVLPLAEEYEKIMVVEPAVADSITGKNWNKYIFRTGRNSSQDAVAGAAAIAEKDVKIATFAQDNAYGREGIAAFKEGAEKLGATIVNEQYADPNSTDFTANIQSIINEKPDYLYIVWAGSNAPWKQLKDMQLEEQGIKISTAAQDIASLKTMDSLIGMSGFSIYYHTLPDNKVNDWLVEEHKKKFDGEIPDLFTAGGMTAAISIVEALKKTEGDKDVDGLITTMENMEFETPKGTMKFRAEDHQALQSLYAVTLEEQEGVDHPVPVLIRELNMEETEPPIRNGN comes from the coding sequence ATGAAATTCAAATTAAAGAGTTTTAAGTCACTATTAATGCTTGGAACTGCACTCACTCTTATCATTACTTCCGGATGTTCCGGAGACACGGCAAGTTCAGAAGAAGATACGGTTAAAATTGGTGTTCTAGCATCCTTAACCGGTCCGCTCGAGACCTATGGAAAGCAAACAGTCGCGGGATTTGAACTTGGACTGGATTATGCAACTGAGGGATCCAATGAAGTAGCAGGCAAAAAGGTTGAGTTCATTGTGGAAGATACGGAAACAAAGCCAGATGTCGCCGTAAGAAAAGCGACCAAGCTGCTGGAAGAGGATGAAGTGGATTTCTTAGTGGGTTCCTCTAGCTCTGGAGATACACTGGCCGTATTGCCGCTCGCTGAAGAATACGAAAAAATCATGGTGGTGGAGCCTGCGGTTGCAGATAGCATCACAGGAAAGAACTGGAACAAATACATCTTCAGGACAGGAAGGAATTCATCTCAGGATGCTGTAGCCGGTGCGGCCGCAATTGCTGAAAAAGATGTGAAAATCGCGACCTTCGCACAGGATAATGCTTATGGACGGGAAGGAATCGCTGCTTTTAAAGAAGGAGCGGAGAAGCTTGGTGCCACCATTGTGAATGAGCAATATGCAGACCCGAATTCCACTGACTTCACAGCGAATATTCAAAGCATCATAAATGAAAAGCCTGATTACCTTTATATCGTCTGGGCAGGATCCAATGCACCATGGAAACAGTTAAAGGATATGCAGCTGGAGGAGCAGGGAATTAAAATTTCCACTGCCGCACAGGACATTGCTTCACTAAAAACGATGGATTCTTTAATTGGCATGAGCGGCTTTTCCATTTACTATCACACCCTTCCGGATAATAAAGTGAACGACTGGCTGGTGGAAGAGCATAAGAAAAAATTTGATGGTGAAATTCCGGACCTGTTTACCGCTGGCGGAATGACAGCAGCCATCTCCATTGTAGAGGCACTAAAGAAAACAGAAGGCGATAAAGATGTGGATGGCTTGATCACCACAATGGAAAACATGGAATTTGAGACACCGAAAGGAACGATGAAATTCCGGGCTGAGGATCACCAGGCCTTGCAGTCTCTGTATGCAGTAACTCTCGAGGAGCAGGAAGGGGTGGATCATCCGGTGCCGGTCCTGATCAGGGAATTGAATATGGAAGAAACCGAGCCGCCAATCCGGAATGGCAATTAA
- a CDS encoding ABC transporter ATP-binding protein: MSLLKLDNLETYLGQYHILQGVSMSVEEGSITVLFGRNGAGKTTTLRSIMGFNPSTTGSVHYHDQKISGIPTHLISRKGIGYVPENQGIFSALTIEETLNLAMAKSTGDSEGKMEWMLELFPDLKKFWRKKSGLLSGGQKQMLAIARAYINGDGLLLIDEPSKGLSPIMVEKLMESIQKMKEKTTILLVEQNFLMASEIGDYFYIMDDGKIVHDGWMQDLKEDKETCQKYLGIA, from the coding sequence GTGAGTCTATTAAAACTGGATAATCTTGAGACCTATTTGGGTCAATATCACATCCTTCAGGGAGTGTCCATGTCCGTTGAAGAGGGAAGCATCACCGTTCTGTTCGGAAGAAATGGAGCAGGCAAAACGACAACACTGCGCTCTATTATGGGCTTCAATCCATCCACCACGGGTTCTGTGCATTATCACGATCAGAAAATCAGCGGAATCCCTACACACCTGATATCCAGAAAAGGAATCGGCTATGTGCCGGAAAATCAGGGAATATTCAGTGCGCTGACAATAGAAGAAACGCTAAATCTGGCCATGGCAAAGAGCACAGGAGATTCAGAGGGAAAAATGGAGTGGATGCTGGAGCTCTTCCCGGATTTAAAGAAATTCTGGCGCAAGAAAAGCGGGTTGCTTTCAGGCGGACAAAAGCAGATGCTGGCAATTGCCAGAGCGTATATCAATGGAGATGGACTTCTGCTGATCGATGAACCAAGCAAAGGCCTGTCACCGATTATGGTTGAAAAGCTGATGGAATCGATTCAAAAGATGAAGGAAAAAACAACGATACTGCTTGTGGAGCAGAATTTCCTCATGGCGAGTGAAATCGGCGATTACTTTTACATTATGGACGACGGAAAAATAGTCCATGATGGCTGGATGCAGGATCTAAAGGAAGACAAGGAAACCTGCCAGAAATACTTGGGCATCGCGTAA
- a CDS encoding TetR/AcrR family transcriptional regulator: MSVKNVTEEKALTPRGMETREKLLKAAEEVFGQKGYFETSIVNISQEAKVAQGTFYNYFPSKKDIYDELIRSYSRDLRIAIKEGMAGSSSFEEAQRNGFFAFFSWVKNHPNLYSIVQQAVVVDQELFRWYYGKLANGFLKSLSQGIEAGEFKDLDQETVAYCLMSIGQFLGMRWVYWEKKEVPEEAFDAAMTLIFQGLKK; encoded by the coding sequence GTGTCAGTTAAGAATGTAACCGAGGAAAAAGCACTAACTCCAAGAGGAATGGAAACGCGTGAAAAACTGTTAAAAGCAGCTGAAGAGGTTTTTGGGCAGAAGGGATATTTTGAGACCTCCATCGTCAATATATCTCAGGAAGCCAAAGTTGCTCAGGGAACCTTTTATAATTACTTTCCTTCAAAGAAAGATATTTATGATGAGCTGATCCGCAGCTACAGCCGGGATCTGCGCATTGCGATTAAAGAAGGAATGGCAGGAAGCTCTTCATTTGAGGAAGCACAGAGAAATGGCTTCTTCGCTTTCTTCAGCTGGGTCAAAAATCATCCAAATTTATACAGCATTGTCCAGCAGGCCGTTGTGGTGGACCAGGAGCTGTTCCGCTGGTATTACGGGAAGCTCGCCAACGGATTTTTAAAGAGTCTATCTCAAGGGATTGAAGCGGGAGAGTTTAAGGACCTGGACCAGGAGACAGTTGCATACTGCTTAATGTCGATAGGACAGTTCCTCGGCATGAGGTGGGTGTATTGGGAAAAGAAAGAAGTTCCTGAAGAAGCATTCGATGCGGCGATGACACTAATCTTTCAGGGGCTAAAAAAGTAA
- a CDS encoding o-succinylbenzoate--CoA ligase produces the protein MKGIAYWIQKWAYTHPDRTAVITDNEKVSYRQLDKMIDSAAVKIHEKLQGRKGERIAILSHNRIEYIVLLFAIAKAECVAVPLNIRLSAKELIFQLNDSGSKLIFAEKENAEFAASLVEQSEIQSLEFMEDLCQGTKTSFANENPIDEEAPYIICYTSGTTGKPKGAVLTQSNMFWNAVNNKLAIDLTSEDRCIVLLPLFHIGGIGLFAFPSLFSGGTIVIPGKFEPQKALTMIEKHKVTIVMGVPTIHQALLTSPPFKTADLSTVRWFYNGGAPCPRELIDAYFDRGFLFGQGFGMTETSPTLFMLTKEDASRKRGSIGKPVLFSEYKLIDSEGNEAAKGKVGELAVRGPNIMKAYWNRPDATKDALKEGWLLTGDLAKTDEEGFLYIVGRKKEMIISGGENIYPLEVEQVISQLKDVAEVAVVGNADPLWGEVPEAFIVKENGSALTVDDVIQYCHGNLAKYKIPKKVTFLNELPKNATGKIQKTQLLVRG, from the coding sequence ATGAAAGGGATTGCCTATTGGATACAAAAATGGGCATATACACATCCAGATCGAACAGCAGTCATAACAGATAACGAAAAGGTGTCCTACAGGCAGCTGGATAAGATGATCGATTCAGCTGCTGTGAAAATCCATGAAAAGCTGCAGGGAAGAAAAGGGGAACGCATCGCCATTCTGTCGCACAACCGGATTGAATACATAGTCCTTTTATTTGCCATTGCAAAGGCAGAATGTGTGGCCGTCCCGCTCAATATTCGGCTAAGTGCGAAAGAGCTTATTTTTCAGCTCAACGATAGCGGCTCAAAACTTATCTTTGCCGAAAAAGAAAATGCAGAGTTTGCAGCCTCCCTTGTTGAACAAAGCGAAATCCAGAGTTTGGAGTTTATGGAGGACTTATGCCAGGGTACTAAAACGAGCTTTGCTAATGAGAATCCAATTGACGAGGAAGCTCCATACATTATCTGCTACACCTCCGGGACCACCGGCAAACCGAAAGGGGCCGTGCTGACACAGAGCAATATGTTCTGGAATGCAGTGAATAACAAGCTTGCGATCGATTTAACGTCAGAGGATCGCTGCATCGTGCTGCTTCCGCTGTTTCATATCGGGGGAATTGGGCTGTTTGCATTTCCGTCCCTGTTTTCAGGCGGAACCATTGTCATTCCTGGCAAGTTTGAGCCTCAAAAAGCCCTCACGATGATTGAGAAGCATAAGGTGACCATTGTGATGGGGGTTCCAACCATTCATCAGGCACTGCTGACAAGCCCACCATTCAAAACGGCTGATTTAAGCACAGTCCGCTGGTTCTATAATGGAGGAGCGCCATGTCCGCGTGAATTAATAGATGCCTATTTTGATAGAGGGTTTCTGTTTGGCCAGGGCTTTGGAATGACGGAGACATCTCCTACACTATTCATGCTCACAAAAGAAGACGCATCGCGGAAGAGAGGATCGATCGGCAAGCCGGTATTATTTTCCGAATACAAGCTAATAGATTCAGAGGGCAATGAGGCTGCAAAAGGTAAAGTTGGCGAGCTTGCGGTGAGAGGGCCAAATATCATGAAGGCATATTGGAATCGGCCTGATGCCACAAAGGATGCACTGAAAGAAGGATGGCTCCTGACAGGGGATCTAGCGAAAACAGATGAAGAAGGATTCCTATATATTGTTGGCCGGAAGAAAGAAATGATCATTTCCGGCGGGGAAAATATCTATCCGCTTGAAGTGGAGCAAGTGATCAGTCAATTAAAGGATGTTGCCGAGGTTGCCGTGGTTGGGAATGCTGACCCTCTTTGGGGTGAAGTGCCTGAAGCGTTTATTGTTAAAGAAAATGGAAGCGCTTTAACCGTGGATGATGTTATTCAATACTGTCACGGAAACCTCGCAAAATATAAGATTCCAAAGAAAGTAACATTTTTAAATGAGCTCCCGAAAAATGCGACGGGAAAAATACAGAAAACACAACTTTTAGTAAGAGGGTGA
- a CDS encoding 3-oxoacyl-ACP synthase, which produces MGIGIKATGVFFPPGIETAADLAVKTGIPEQVIIEKFGLVQKHVADDSLHASDLAIAAGRQAIEGSDPLSIDVVIYFGSPHKDYYVWSSAPKIQHELGAKNAYAFEIMNVSSCFPIALKVAKDMIASDQSIQNILLVGGCKESQIIDYANPRSRFMFNFADGGTAALVTRDSSQSEILGSAILTDGSFHDDVRTPAGGSKHFASRETVEKNLHYIDVKDPQSMKERLDPVSIANFDYVVREALHRSGYTPQDMKLLLPLHTKRSMFKELLHSLELPEEKAIYLNRHGHMSSLDPCIGLHFAQERGLLNPGDIAVAVSAGTGYTWAATVVKWN; this is translated from the coding sequence ATGGGAATCGGCATTAAAGCAACAGGAGTTTTTTTTCCTCCTGGAATCGAAACGGCAGCCGATCTGGCTGTGAAGACGGGAATACCTGAACAGGTGATTATCGAAAAGTTCGGTTTGGTCCAAAAGCATGTTGCAGATGACAGCCTGCATGCTTCCGATCTCGCGATTGCCGCGGGAAGGCAGGCGATTGAAGGGAGTGACCCGCTGTCCATCGATGTCGTCATCTATTTTGGCAGCCCTCATAAGGATTATTATGTCTGGTCAAGCGCTCCGAAAATACAGCATGAATTAGGGGCGAAAAATGCCTACGCGTTTGAAATCATGAATGTCAGCTCCTGTTTTCCGATTGCTTTGAAGGTGGCAAAAGACATGATTGCTTCAGATCAATCCATTCAAAATATCCTGCTTGTTGGTGGATGCAAAGAGTCACAAATTATCGATTATGCGAACCCGCGCTCCCGCTTCATGTTCAACTTTGCAGATGGGGGCACTGCTGCACTGGTCACCAGGGATTCCTCCCAGAGCGAAATTCTCGGAAGTGCCATCCTGACAGATGGTTCCTTCCATGATGATGTCCGAACGCCTGCTGGGGGATCCAAACATTTTGCCAGCCGCGAAACAGTCGAAAAAAACCTTCATTATATTGATGTGAAGGATCCGCAATCCATGAAAGAAAGACTCGATCCTGTATCGATTGCAAATTTTGATTATGTCGTTCGCGAAGCACTTCATAGAAGCGGTTATACTCCTCAAGATATGAAACTCCTATTGCCACTGCACACAAAACGTTCCATGTTCAAAGAACTCTTACATTCTCTCGAACTTCCAGAAGAAAAAGCAATCTACTTAAATCGCCATGGACACATGTCTTCACTCGACCCATGCATCGGTCTGCATTTTGCACAGGAGCGCGGACTTTTAAATCCTGGAGATATTGCGGTTGCAGTCAGTGCAGGAACTGGGTATACGTGGGCTGCGACTGTTGTGAAGTGGAATTAA